The Motilibacter aurantiacus genome window below encodes:
- a CDS encoding amylo-alpha-1,6-glucosidase — translation MTEPDLSVLRAEQLPHDADPTEASAPSPGDVTVVEGSSFCVSDRAGDITPDRPQGVFFRDNRIVSTWRLLVDDLPLEPLSVVFGEPFEATFLTRAAPRPGCHDASLVVERRRMVANGLREDLVVHNYGREPAGISIQLLVDADFADLFDVKDGRPRRVPAVDRRCSGDQLELVAGTGSRRRGTRVRAAGATAVPGALAWRVIVPPHGQWRASVEVFASSDGHEEASAFPLDQPVEQARPTLRMQDWRSTTPELHCGSSALARAVDRSVLDLGALRIQDPERPGSDVVAAGAPWFMALFGRDALLTSWMALPFDPGLALSTLQTLARHQGAVVDPMSEEEPGKILHEVRLGMDESRALGGSSVYYGSVDSTPLFVMLLDQVARWGAPLADVERLLPAADRALGWVERFGDVDGDGFVEYARKTDRGLLNQGWKDSLDSIAFADGRLAEPPIALVEAQGYVYAAYLARAHLARVFASTGEEGSWRERAEELRRRFNERFWLPEHGHYALALDAEKRPVDSLASNQGHCLWTGIVTEDRARAVAAHLLSPAMFSGWGVRTLATSAATFNPVSYHNGSVWPHDNAVLVAGLVRYGLVPEAQRVASALVAASASFGGRLPELFCGFDRGSVPRPVPYPTSCSPQAWSAATPISLLTSLLRIDVCLPHGRAAAHPVTPREWGRVRLAGVPLGESRVDVDSETPSPGLLGRTAAGPPA, via the coding sequence ATGACCGAACCTGACCTCTCCGTTCTGCGTGCCGAGCAGCTCCCTCACGACGCCGACCCGACGGAGGCCTCCGCTCCGTCCCCCGGCGACGTCACCGTGGTCGAGGGATCCTCGTTCTGCGTCAGCGACCGCGCCGGGGACATCACCCCGGACCGCCCGCAAGGCGTCTTCTTCCGCGACAACCGCATCGTCTCCACGTGGCGGCTCCTCGTGGACGACCTTCCGTTGGAGCCGCTGTCGGTCGTGTTCGGCGAGCCCTTCGAGGCCACCTTCCTCACCCGTGCGGCGCCGCGACCCGGATGTCACGACGCGTCCTTGGTCGTCGAGCGCCGGCGCATGGTCGCCAACGGGCTGCGCGAGGACCTGGTGGTGCACAACTACGGGCGCGAGCCCGCAGGGATCTCGATCCAGCTGCTGGTCGACGCCGACTTCGCCGACCTGTTCGACGTGAAGGACGGCCGCCCCAGGCGGGTGCCCGCCGTCGACCGCCGGTGCAGCGGCGATCAGCTCGAGCTCGTCGCGGGCACGGGCAGCCGGCGGCGTGGCACCCGCGTACGCGCCGCGGGTGCCACGGCGGTCCCCGGTGCCCTCGCCTGGCGGGTGATCGTGCCGCCCCACGGCCAGTGGCGGGCCAGCGTAGAGGTCTTCGCGTCGTCGGACGGCCACGAGGAGGCATCGGCGTTCCCGCTCGACCAACCCGTCGAGCAAGCCCGTCCGACCCTCCGCATGCAGGACTGGCGATCCACGACTCCTGAACTGCACTGCGGGAGCAGCGCACTTGCCCGCGCGGTCGACCGCAGCGTGCTCGACCTCGGCGCGCTGCGGATCCAGGACCCCGAGCGACCGGGCTCAGACGTGGTGGCCGCTGGGGCCCCGTGGTTCATGGCGCTGTTCGGCCGCGATGCGCTGCTCACCAGCTGGATGGCCTTGCCCTTCGACCCGGGGCTCGCACTCTCGACGCTGCAGACGCTCGCGAGGCACCAGGGCGCCGTCGTCGACCCCATGAGCGAGGAGGAGCCGGGCAAGATCCTGCACGAGGTCAGGCTCGGCATGGACGAGAGCCGCGCACTGGGGGGCAGCTCGGTCTACTACGGCAGCGTCGACTCCACTCCGCTGTTCGTGATGCTGCTCGACCAGGTCGCCCGGTGGGGAGCGCCACTGGCGGACGTGGAGCGCCTGCTACCAGCCGCGGACCGGGCCCTGGGCTGGGTCGAGCGGTTCGGCGACGTCGATGGTGACGGGTTCGTCGAGTACGCGCGCAAGACCGACCGCGGCCTGCTCAACCAGGGCTGGAAGGACTCCCTCGACTCCATCGCCTTCGCCGACGGGCGCCTCGCCGAGCCGCCCATCGCGCTGGTCGAGGCCCAGGGCTACGTGTACGCGGCGTACCTCGCGCGCGCGCATCTCGCCCGGGTCTTCGCCAGCACGGGCGAGGAGGGCTCGTGGCGCGAGCGGGCCGAGGAGCTCAGAAGGCGCTTCAACGAGCGGTTCTGGCTGCCGGAGCACGGCCACTACGCCCTCGCCCTGGACGCGGAGAAGCGGCCCGTGGACTCGCTGGCCTCCAACCAGGGTCACTGCCTCTGGACCGGCATCGTCACGGAGGACCGGGCACGTGCGGTCGCTGCGCACCTGCTCTCCCCCGCGATGTTCAGCGGGTGGGGTGTCCGGACGCTGGCCACCTCGGCGGCGACGTTCAACCCGGTCAGCTATCACAACGGCTCCGTGTGGCCGCACGACAACGCGGTTCTCGTGGCCGGCCTCGTGCGCTACGGCCTGGTGCCCGAGGCGCAGCGGGTGGCATCGGCCCTCGTGGCCGCGTCCGCGTCGTTCGGGGGCCGGCTGCCCGAGCTGTTCTGCGGCTTCGACCGGGGCTCCGTGCCGCGGCCGGTGCCGTACCCGACCTCGTGCTCGCCCCAGGCCTGGTCGGCGGCGACGCCGATCAGCCTGCTGACGTCGCTGCTGCGGATCGACGTGTGTCTTCCCCACGGCAGGGCCGCGGCGCATCCGGTGACCCCGCGCGAGTGGGGACGGGTCCGTCTCGCCGGAGTCCCCCTGGGCGAGAGCCGCGTGGACGTCGACTCCGAGACGCCCTCACCCGGCCTGCTGGGCCGCACGGCGGCCGGACCCCCGGCCTAG
- a CDS encoding ArsR/SmtB family transcription factor, with protein MQSVLDDRLDALFTALSDRTRRDIVARLSAGEATVKELAEPYAMSLQAVSQHIGVLERCGLVSRGRHRQTRPCRLEPGALEAANAWIEESRRTWSERMDRLEEHLARVRPGSEEGA; from the coding sequence ATGCAGAGCGTGCTCGACGACCGGCTCGATGCCCTGTTCACGGCGCTCAGCGACCGGACCAGGCGGGACATCGTGGCGCGGCTGAGCGCGGGCGAGGCGACGGTCAAGGAGCTCGCGGAGCCGTACGCGATGAGCCTGCAGGCGGTGTCCCAGCACATCGGGGTGCTCGAGCGCTGCGGCCTCGTCAGCCGCGGGCGGCACCGGCAGACGCGGCCCTGCCGGCTGGAGCCGGGAGCGCTGGAGGCGGCGAACGCGTGGATCGAGGAGAGCCGTCGCACGTGGTCCGAGCGGATGGACCGGCTCGAGGAGCACCTCGCCCGCGTCCGGCCCGGGTCGGAGGAGGGCGCGTGA
- a CDS encoding STAS domain-containing protein, with protein MTVPEPGLTVVATTEHDVPVLSVSGELEAAGAPVLRGAVTDALAQRARGLVIDLRGVGFVDSAGLGVLVGALKRCRERGGELAVVSTTPMFLRTLRVTGLARILPTFPVRSEALGHVRARLAAGPATGGAEPSRAVTLPCPRWANRRTRPAVPTGAARRRDMAPAS; from the coding sequence ATGACCGTCCCGGAGCCCGGTCTGACCGTTGTGGCCACCACGGAGCACGACGTGCCCGTCCTCAGCGTGAGCGGTGAGCTCGAGGCCGCCGGTGCCCCGGTGCTCCGCGGCGCGGTGACCGACGCGCTCGCGCAGCGGGCACGGGGGCTCGTGATCGACCTGCGTGGAGTGGGCTTCGTCGACTCCGCCGGGCTCGGGGTCCTCGTCGGAGCCCTGAAGCGGTGCCGCGAGCGTGGTGGCGAGCTCGCCGTCGTGTCCACGACGCCGATGTTCCTGCGCACCCTGCGGGTGACAGGGCTCGCGCGGATCCTGCCGACCTTCCCGGTCCGGTCCGAAGCGCTGGGCCACGTGAGGGCGAGGCTGGCCGCCGGCCCGGCGACGGGCGGAGCGGAGCCGTCCCGCGCCGTCACCCTGCCGTGCCCGCGGTGGGCGAACCGGCGCACCCGCCCGGCCGTCCCCACCGGTGCAGCGCGACGCCGCGACATGGCGCCGGCGTCCTGA
- a CDS encoding SRPBCC family protein, which yields MSEEELVYQRVLAAPRELVWRCLTEPAELAQFWGPRGMTTPVDGIVVELRPGGRFETLMVGEHGSHRMVARFTEVLAPARLCWVEPASGLETLSTLEDLGDDTTELVIRQRHVPEAVRSAEARAGFATSLDKLEQHLALRQREDRP from the coding sequence GTGAGCGAGGAGGAGCTGGTCTACCAACGGGTCCTCGCCGCGCCCCGCGAGCTCGTGTGGCGGTGCCTCACCGAGCCGGCCGAGCTGGCGCAGTTCTGGGGCCCACGGGGGATGACGACACCGGTGGACGGCATCGTGGTCGAGCTCCGGCCCGGCGGCCGCTTCGAGACCCTCATGGTGGGCGAGCACGGCAGCCACCGCATGGTCGCGCGCTTCACCGAGGTGCTCGCGCCCGCGCGGCTGTGCTGGGTCGAGCCTGCGAGCGGCCTGGAGACCCTGAGCACGCTCGAGGACCTCGGCGACGACACCACCGAGCTGGTGATCCGGCAACGGCACGTGCCCGAGGCGGTGCGCTCCGCGGAGGCCCGGGCCGGGTTCGCCACCTCGCTGGACAAGCTCGAGCAGCATCTCGCACTCCGTCAGCGGGAGGATCGACCGTGA
- a CDS encoding glycosyltransferase family 4 protein yields the protein MTVQLQPPVDTPVTPAVPPLRIAMIAPPWFELPPRGYGGIESVVADLVDQLAERGHEVTLVGAGRHATKAARFVPVFDEPPSARLGTPAPEVIHAAGAAAALDGLDVDIVHDHTLAGPLLARGRDVPTVVTMHGPVDGEQGDYFRRLGASVDVVAISDAQRRLNPDVNWVGRVHNAIDFSTFPFRAEKDGYVLWLGRFNPDKGAHLAIDAARAAGRWIVLAGKCSEPAEKAYFEAEIAPRLGSGVQYVGEADATFKRQLLAGAQALAFPVQWEEPFGMVMIEAMACGTPVVALRRGSVPEVVDHGVTGLVVDEYAGFAPALRAAEGLDPVRCRDRAQRRFDLPVMAAGYERIYRALVDGARDLEALTGETAAGARRSTHRGR from the coding sequence ATGACTGTGCAGCTGCAACCCCCTGTCGACACCCCGGTGACCCCGGCGGTGCCGCCGCTGCGGATCGCGATGATCGCCCCGCCGTGGTTCGAGCTCCCCCCCAGGGGCTACGGCGGGATCGAGTCCGTCGTCGCCGACCTCGTCGATCAGCTCGCCGAGCGCGGCCACGAGGTCACGCTCGTCGGCGCCGGACGGCACGCCACGAAGGCGGCCCGGTTCGTACCCGTCTTCGACGAGCCACCGTCGGCCCGCCTCGGCACACCGGCCCCCGAGGTCATCCACGCCGCCGGGGCAGCCGCCGCGTTGGACGGCCTGGACGTCGACATCGTCCACGACCACACCCTCGCCGGGCCGCTGCTCGCCCGTGGGCGCGACGTGCCCACGGTGGTGACGATGCACGGCCCGGTCGACGGCGAGCAGGGCGACTACTTCCGGAGGCTGGGCGCGAGCGTCGACGTGGTGGCGATCTCCGACGCACAGCGCCGGCTCAACCCGGACGTCAACTGGGTCGGGCGGGTGCACAACGCGATCGACTTCTCCACGTTCCCCTTCCGGGCGGAGAAGGACGGCTACGTCCTGTGGCTCGGCCGTTTCAACCCCGACAAGGGGGCGCACCTCGCGATCGACGCCGCCCGTGCCGCCGGCCGGTGGATCGTGCTGGCCGGCAAGTGCAGCGAGCCCGCGGAGAAGGCCTACTTCGAGGCGGAGATCGCCCCTCGCTTGGGCAGCGGGGTGCAGTACGTGGGCGAGGCCGACGCCACCTTCAAGCGCCAACTGCTGGCCGGCGCGCAGGCGCTCGCCTTCCCCGTCCAGTGGGAGGAGCCGTTCGGCATGGTGATGATCGAGGCGATGGCCTGCGGCACGCCCGTCGTCGCGCTCCGGCGCGGCAGCGTGCCGGAGGTCGTCGACCACGGCGTGACCGGCCTCGTCGTCGACGAGTACGCCGGCTTCGCCCCCGCCCTGCGGGCTGCGGAGGGACTGGACCCGGTGCGCTGCCGCGACCGCGCGCAGCGCCGCTTCGACCTACCGGTCATGGCCGCCGGCTACGAGCGCATCTACCGGGCGCTCGTCGACGGCGCCCGTGACCTCGAGGCGCTGACGGGCGAGACCGCCGCTGGCGCGCGCCGCTCGACCCACCGCGGCAGGTGA
- a CDS encoding MerR family transcriptional regulator: MTPLPFDDAHAPLFTIGQVADMLNVQQAFLRRLDDQDVVTPARSGGGQRRYSRHQVEQVQEVQELVGEGLTLAGVRRVFSLQSRIAELEDELAGRRRDDGRPPAREREQPPPAMS, translated from the coding sequence ATGACGCCTCTTCCGTTCGACGACGCCCACGCGCCGCTGTTCACCATCGGCCAGGTCGCGGACATGCTCAACGTCCAGCAGGCGTTCCTCCGCCGGCTGGACGACCAGGACGTCGTGACGCCCGCCCGGTCCGGCGGCGGCCAGCGCCGCTACAGCCGGCACCAGGTGGAGCAGGTGCAGGAGGTGCAGGAGCTCGTGGGTGAGGGCCTCACTCTCGCCGGTGTCCGCCGGGTGTTCTCCCTCCAGTCGCGCATCGCCGAGCTCGAGGACGAGCTGGCCGGACGACGGCGCGACGACGGGCGCCCGCCCGCCCGCGAGCGCGAGCAACCGCCCCCGGCGATGTCCTGA
- a CDS encoding maleylpyruvate isomerase family mycothiol-dependent enzyme: MSDLQPLVGPTYDGLAALLEDEGAWGAPSLCERWLVRHVVAHVTMPARLTPEQFGAELAAAHGDFGVLSDAVAERDAALPAPALLEQLRSPVLHAWQPPGGGAAGALSHAVIHSLDVTVALGRPPAAPPAAVRAVLDALVASGGSWFGVGLADVRLEAADVGWAWGSGRPVRADSGSLVALLAGRTLPDGRRLAGRG; the protein is encoded by the coding sequence GTGAGCGACCTGCAGCCCCTGGTGGGGCCGACGTACGACGGCCTGGCAGCGCTCCTCGAGGACGAGGGGGCGTGGGGCGCCCCGTCGCTGTGCGAGAGGTGGCTCGTGCGCCACGTGGTCGCCCACGTGACGATGCCGGCGCGGCTGACGCCCGAGCAGTTCGGCGCCGAGCTGGCTGCGGCCCACGGCGACTTCGGGGTGCTCTCCGACGCCGTCGCGGAGCGGGACGCCGCGCTGCCCGCGCCGGCGCTGCTGGAGCAGCTGCGCTCACCGGTGCTGCACGCGTGGCAGCCGCCCGGTGGCGGTGCGGCCGGTGCGCTGAGCCACGCGGTCATCCACTCGCTGGACGTCACCGTCGCGCTCGGCCGGCCTCCGGCGGCGCCGCCCGCCGCGGTCCGCGCCGTTCTGGACGCGCTCGTGGCCTCGGGCGGGAGCTGGTTCGGCGTGGGCCTGGCCGACGTGCGGCTGGAGGCGGCCGACGTCGGGTGGGCGTGGGGGAGCGGGCGGCCGGTCCGTGCCGACAGCGGCTCGCTGGTCGCGCTGCTGGCGGGGCGTACGTTGCCGGACGGGCGCAGGCTCGCCGGCCGCGGCTGA
- a CDS encoding ATP-binding protein, producing the protein MSQPALLPEFAELGDVRWVAESMQLVNWGGFHGHTVIELDAEATLLSGASGTGKSTILDAYLALMMPSDTPFNGASNDAATGRARNPDQRNLLSYLRGKIDDSREAETGALTDKVLRGADGPTWGALAMTFSDGSGRRFTALRAYSVPRAATTSKDVTMKMATVDGRLDLRELEPLASQRFDKRSLTARWPAMFVAGTYAEFAQRLFDRLGIGAGGDGTKALRLLARIQAGQQVRTVDGLYKSMVLEQPATYVAADNAARHFDDLDAAYQEMQTAAEKQHTLARLPGLWEEREKARADEQLIDTFGAQRAGDTAFSVWRLHTRERLLETAAREALESKKALNERYRAAREEQTRLKGELANVEESQRAAGGDSIKRLEAEIEAARAAKDAADTRWTRFAASTVDLGLELTTAAGFAGAQVAAEQFLTELPDRLEALAAQQQQVRQEGWPTQARRSELVSERDSLTGRTGRVPRRLHEARLAIAEAAGIDPSELPFVAELIDIAPEEQAWRKAAEVTLFSVARVLLVDERRLQHLSRAIDPIRLPVRIQFEGVELQPHVEERGDARYVSGKLLYKDSPFSWWIRERVTRRGTDHLCVESPGELDGGGPRVTRNGQTRNGRRGSHGELGDASIIGFSSADRLAEIDGEIAELDAHLGTLLAQERTLDETAKHLRRLESAHRWLLATEWADIDVATPSTLLAAKQDELSRILAADDVLAALAAQHARIEARLAEAEAEAVRAKDLLHAADAEYERLCEEQDSTTREVDRVAADGAVTLTDEQQGYLDALLLEVGSLDGIAEFERSLTKLRNRLSERTAHARERGAAATATLIGIFEQFQSRWPDPNRGVGIDSYPDYREILDKIVATGLADRRLEWRRRLSEWSGQDLVPLSGAFGAALDEIRARLDPVNDILSTLPFGPQNDRLRISLRLISSDDVVRFRRQLARLASGLVSEATDEDAEQRFLELRSFIDLIRKPDGNARPGTVSRDVYLDVRRHVEITAVRVDRHGKELATYAHLGGKSGGETQELMAFIVGSALRYQLGDEDRLPRFAPVFLDEGFIKSDSEFAGRAVQAWKKLGFQLIIGAPLDKVTALEPAMQLILTVTKSPKGYSHVTRLRAAPDN; encoded by the coding sequence ATGAGCCAGCCCGCGCTGCTACCCGAGTTCGCCGAGCTGGGCGACGTCCGCTGGGTGGCCGAGTCCATGCAGCTGGTCAACTGGGGCGGCTTCCACGGCCACACGGTGATCGAGCTCGACGCCGAGGCCACCCTGCTGTCGGGCGCGTCGGGCACCGGCAAGTCCACGATCCTCGACGCGTACCTCGCGCTGATGATGCCGTCGGACACACCGTTCAACGGCGCATCCAACGACGCGGCCACCGGCCGGGCCCGCAACCCCGACCAGCGCAACCTGCTCTCCTACCTGCGCGGCAAGATCGACGACAGCCGCGAGGCCGAGACCGGCGCGCTCACCGACAAGGTGCTGCGCGGCGCCGACGGGCCGACGTGGGGCGCGCTCGCGATGACGTTCAGCGACGGCTCCGGCCGGCGCTTCACCGCACTGCGTGCGTACTCGGTGCCACGGGCGGCGACGACGTCCAAGGACGTCACGATGAAGATGGCGACGGTCGACGGCCGGCTCGACCTGCGCGAGCTCGAGCCGCTCGCGTCGCAGCGCTTCGACAAGCGGTCGCTCACGGCGCGCTGGCCGGCGATGTTCGTCGCCGGGACGTACGCCGAGTTCGCCCAGCGCCTCTTCGACCGGCTGGGCATCGGCGCCGGCGGCGACGGGACCAAGGCGCTGCGCCTGCTGGCCCGCATCCAGGCCGGGCAGCAGGTCCGGACCGTCGACGGGCTCTACAAGTCGATGGTGCTGGAGCAGCCGGCGACCTACGTGGCCGCCGACAACGCGGCGCGTCACTTCGACGACCTCGACGCCGCGTACCAGGAGATGCAGACCGCGGCGGAGAAGCAGCACACCCTCGCCCGGCTGCCCGGGCTGTGGGAGGAGCGGGAGAAGGCCCGTGCCGACGAGCAGCTCATCGACACGTTCGGCGCCCAGCGGGCCGGCGACACCGCCTTCTCGGTGTGGCGGCTGCACACCCGCGAGCGGCTGCTCGAGACGGCCGCGCGGGAGGCCCTCGAGTCGAAGAAGGCGCTGAACGAGCGCTACCGCGCGGCACGCGAGGAGCAGACCCGGCTCAAGGGCGAGCTCGCGAACGTCGAGGAGTCCCAGCGCGCCGCGGGCGGCGACAGCATCAAGCGGCTCGAGGCCGAGATCGAGGCGGCCCGGGCGGCGAAGGACGCCGCCGACACGCGCTGGACCCGCTTCGCGGCCAGCACCGTGGACCTCGGGCTCGAGCTGACGACCGCAGCCGGCTTCGCCGGTGCACAGGTGGCGGCCGAGCAGTTCCTCACCGAGCTGCCCGACCGGCTCGAGGCGCTGGCCGCCCAGCAGCAGCAGGTGCGCCAGGAGGGCTGGCCGACGCAGGCCCGCCGCAGCGAGCTCGTCTCCGAGCGCGACTCCCTGACCGGGCGCACCGGCCGGGTGCCGCGCCGGCTGCACGAGGCGCGGCTCGCGATCGCCGAGGCCGCCGGGATCGACCCGTCCGAGCTGCCGTTCGTCGCCGAGCTGATCGACATCGCCCCGGAGGAGCAGGCCTGGCGCAAGGCCGCCGAGGTCACCCTCTTCTCGGTCGCGCGCGTCCTGCTCGTCGACGAGCGCCGCCTGCAGCACCTCTCGCGGGCGATCGACCCGATCCGGCTGCCGGTGCGCATCCAGTTCGAGGGCGTCGAGCTGCAGCCGCACGTGGAGGAGCGTGGCGACGCCCGCTACGTCTCCGGCAAGCTGCTCTACAAGGACAGCCCGTTCAGCTGGTGGATCCGCGAGCGGGTGACGCGGCGCGGGACCGACCACCTCTGCGTCGAGTCCCCGGGCGAGCTGGACGGCGGCGGGCCGCGCGTGACGCGCAACGGGCAGACCCGCAACGGCCGCCGCGGGTCCCACGGTGAGCTGGGGGACGCGTCGATCATCGGCTTCTCCTCGGCGGACCGGCTCGCCGAGATCGACGGCGAGATCGCCGAGCTGGACGCCCACCTGGGCACCCTGCTCGCGCAGGAGCGCACGCTCGACGAGACGGCGAAGCACCTGCGCAGGCTGGAGAGCGCGCACCGGTGGCTGCTCGCGACCGAGTGGGCGGACATCGACGTCGCCACCCCCTCCACCCTGCTCGCCGCCAAGCAGGACGAGCTGAGCCGCATCCTCGCCGCGGACGACGTCCTGGCGGCCCTGGCCGCGCAGCACGCGCGCATCGAGGCCCGGCTGGCCGAGGCGGAGGCGGAGGCCGTCCGGGCCAAGGACCTGCTGCACGCCGCGGACGCCGAGTACGAGCGGCTCTGCGAGGAGCAGGACTCCACCACCCGGGAGGTGGACCGGGTCGCTGCGGACGGGGCGGTCACCCTGACCGACGAGCAGCAGGGCTACCTCGACGCCCTGCTCCTCGAGGTCGGGAGCCTGGACGGCATCGCCGAGTTCGAGCGGAGCCTGACCAAGCTGCGCAACCGGCTGTCCGAGCGTACGGCCCACGCCCGCGAGCGCGGGGCGGCCGCGACGGCCACCCTGATCGGCATCTTCGAGCAGTTCCAGTCGCGCTGGCCCGACCCCAACCGGGGCGTCGGCATCGACTCCTACCCGGACTACCGCGAGATCCTCGACAAGATCGTCGCTACCGGGCTCGCCGACCGGCGACTGGAGTGGCGCCGCCGGCTCTCCGAGTGGAGCGGGCAGGACCTCGTGCCGCTGTCCGGCGCGTTCGGCGCGGCCCTCGACGAGATCCGCGCCCGGCTCGACCCGGTCAACGACATCCTGTCGACGCTGCCGTTCGGCCCGCAGAACGACCGGCTGCGCATCTCACTGCGCCTGATCTCCTCCGACGACGTCGTGCGCTTCCGCAGGCAGCTCGCCCGCCTGGCCTCCGGGCTCGTCAGCGAGGCGACGGACGAGGACGCCGAACAGCGGTTCCTGGAACTGCGTTCGTTCATCGACCTCATCCGCAAGCCCGACGGCAACGCCCGCCCGGGCACGGTGAGCCGCGACGTCTACCTCGACGTGCGACGCCACGTGGAGATCACCGCGGTGCGGGTGGACCGGCACGGCAAGGAGCTCGCGACCTACGCCCACCTCGGCGGCAAGAGCGGCGGCGAGACGCAGGAGCTGATGGCCTTCATCGTCGGCTCCGCGCTGCGCTACCAGCTCGGCGACGAGGACCGGCTCCCCCGCTTCGCGCCGGTGTTCCTCGACGAGGGCTTCATCAAGTCCGACTCCGAGTTCGCCGGACGAGCCGTGCAGGCCTGGAAGAAGCTCGGCTTCCAGCTCATCATCGGCGCACCGCTGGACAAGGTGACTGCGCTCGAGCCGGCCATGCAGCTGATCCTCACCGTCACCAAGTCCCCGAAGGGCTACTCGCACGTGACGCGGCTGCGCGCGGCCCCCGACAACTGA
- a CDS encoding cytochrome P450: MSRGGPRADRLPDSTLALLAQGYGFLPRRLLQRGRDVAQARLLLQRTILLSGREAARLLYDPDRFVRRGGMPLVVQRTLLGVGGVQSLDGEAFAARKAMFLSFLGPERAPETAELFTTYWRAALVRWQASGRVTLLDEAAEVLCRTACTWAGVPLPEQDVRRRTVDLRALIDCEGDPRLGYARSRLARRRCEAWAARLVDGVRQGALYPGEGTALHTVAGFRGPGGELLDLHTAAVELLNVLRPTVAISRYVVFAALALHGSPQWEERLRDDDEAVLPFVQEVRRYYPFFPAIAARVRTPFRWRGVDFPRGRRVMLDVHGTNHDPRSWESPEEFRPQRFGTGSADAYSFVPQGGGNAATGHRCPGEWVTVEVLAAAVRLLTREMEYAVPPQDLRVSSRRLPTGPRSGFVITGVRALSS; this comes from the coding sequence ATGAGCCGCGGCGGCCCCCGGGCGGACCGGCTGCCCGACAGCACGCTCGCGCTCCTGGCCCAGGGCTACGGGTTCCTCCCACGACGGCTCCTGCAGCGTGGGCGCGACGTCGCGCAGGCGCGGCTGCTGCTGCAGCGCACGATCCTGCTGTCCGGCCGGGAGGCCGCCCGCCTGCTCTACGACCCGGACCGGTTCGTCCGGCGCGGTGGCATGCCGCTCGTCGTGCAGCGGACCCTGCTGGGTGTCGGGGGCGTGCAGTCGCTCGACGGCGAGGCGTTCGCAGCCCGAAAGGCGATGTTCCTGTCGTTCCTCGGGCCGGAGCGGGCGCCGGAGACCGCCGAGCTGTTCACCACGTACTGGCGGGCCGCCCTGGTGCGCTGGCAGGCGTCCGGGCGGGTCACGCTGCTCGACGAGGCCGCCGAGGTGCTCTGCCGGACGGCATGCACCTGGGCCGGTGTGCCGTTGCCCGAGCAGGACGTCCGCCGGCGGACGGTCGACCTGCGGGCGCTCATCGACTGCGAGGGCGACCCGCGACTGGGGTACGCCCGGTCCCGTCTCGCCCGCCGCCGCTGCGAGGCGTGGGCGGCCAGGCTCGTCGACGGCGTGCGGCAGGGGGCGCTGTACCCGGGCGAGGGCACCGCCCTGCACACGGTCGCCGGGTTCCGCGGGCCGGGCGGGGAGCTGCTCGACCTGCACACGGCGGCCGTCGAGCTGCTCAACGTCCTGCGTCCGACCGTGGCCATCTCCCGCTACGTCGTCTTCGCGGCGCTCGCGCTGCATGGCAGCCCGCAGTGGGAGGAACGGCTGCGGGACGACGACGAGGCGGTCCTCCCGTTCGTGCAGGAGGTCCGGCGCTACTACCCCTTCTTCCCGGCGATCGCCGCCCGGGTCCGCACGCCCTTCCGCTGGCGCGGGGTCGACTTCCCCCGCGGCCGGCGCGTGATGCTCGACGTGCACGGCACGAACCACGACCCGCGCTCCTGGGAGTCGCCGGAGGAGTTCCGGCCCCAGCGCTTCGGCACGGGGAGCGCCGACGCGTACTCCTTCGTCCCGCAGGGTGGTGGCAACGCCGCCACCGGCCACCGCTGCCCGGGCGAGTGGGTGACGGTGGAGGTCCTCGCGGCGGCCGTGCGGCTGCTGACCCGGGAGATGGAGTACGCCGTCCCGCCGCAGGACCTGCGCGTGAGCAGCCGGCGGCTCCCCACCGGGCCACGCAGCGGGTTCGTGATCACCGGTGTCCGAGCCCTGTCGAGCTGA